Proteins encoded in a region of the Desulfurellaceae bacterium genome:
- a CDS encoding glycosyltransferase family 2 protein: MTALPRVSILLVTKNGARYLAEVLDGIGRQRGRFHLEEVIAVDSGSRDGSVEILRQAGARVMTIPAAAFGHGKTRNLAASHARGDCLAFLTQDATPATDDWLENLLAPLAADPLVVGAYSRHTPRPSCHPMEWRRIVEEEMTGRPDSRVNSRVDNPDYERNPAFFTFFANTSSIIRRSTWRDVPWPEVEFGEDHVWAKQVLEAGYKTAYCADSVVYHSHGYGPWANFRRHFDHFAALHQEMGRPPSHLAACLPEAVRTARTDLAFWARERGQTKTRVVCRWALPALGWHLAARLGVWCGERAEKFPDWLQTWFSYQVYIKRQ, from the coding sequence ATGACAGCGCTGCCTCGTGTCTCAATTCTCCTGGTCACAAAAAATGGCGCCCGCTATCTGGCCGAGGTGCTGGACGGCATCGGCCGTCAACGGGGACGCTTTCACCTGGAGGAGGTTATCGCGGTGGATTCCGGCTCGCGGGACGGCTCGGTGGAAATCCTGCGTCAGGCCGGGGCGCGGGTGATGACGATTCCTGCCGCCGCGTTCGGCCACGGCAAAACCCGCAACCTGGCCGCCTCGCACGCCCGGGGCGACTGTCTGGCCTTTCTGACCCAGGACGCCACCCCGGCCACGGACGACTGGCTGGAAAACCTGCTCGCGCCCCTGGCAGCCGACCCGCTGGTGGTCGGCGCCTACAGTCGTCACACGCCGCGCCCGAGCTGCCACCCCATGGAGTGGCGCCGGATCGTCGAGGAGGAGATGACCGGCAGGCCGGACTCGCGCGTCAACAGCCGGGTCGATAACCCGGACTATGAGCGGAACCCGGCGTTTTTTACCTTTTTTGCCAATACCAGCTCGATCATTCGTCGCTCGACGTGGCGCGACGTTCCCTGGCCCGAGGTCGAGTTTGGCGAGGATCATGTGTGGGCGAAACAGGTGCTGGAAGCCGGCTATAAGACCGCGTATTGCGCTGATTCCGTTGTTTACCATTCGCACGGGTACGGACCGTGGGCCAATTTTCGTCGCCATTTTGATCATTTCGCCGCCCTGCACCAGGAGATGGGCCGGCCGCCGAGCCATCTTGCTGCGTGTCTGCCGGAGGCTGTCCGGACCGCCCGCACCGACTTGGCCTTCTGGGCTCGGGAGCGGGGGCAGACCAAGACACGGGTCGTGTGCCGCTGGGCGCTGCCGGCGCTGGGCTGGCATCTCGCCGCCCGCCTGGGGGTGTGGTGTGGTGAGCGGGCCGAGAAATTCCCAGACTGGCTTCAGACATGGTTCTCGTACCAGGTGTACATCAAACGCCAGTAA
- a CDS encoding ABC transporter permease, whose amino-acid sequence MAVSYRAPVRVLASPFRLLSTVVEHRVLLRQMVIRDVTARFVGTSLGGVWNLIQPFILLCLYTFVFGVIYRVRFEVEGVGFVPFVFCGLWPWLAFQDACLRSVAVIVENAQLMKRVQFPSELLVVSAVVSSFVSHAVGFGLMLLGVAVWQGGASPVGLGLLVVPFSLQLLLAVALGLLLSPANVFLRDVSPLVTALFTVWFFLSPVLYSIQMVPSVLQPVLAWNPLAPILDLYRGLILTPEQVVWSGVLYPLLLCLVLLGVAQRVFAGCKGYFADYL is encoded by the coding sequence ATGGCCGTCTCGTATCGTGCGCCTGTTCGAGTCCTGGCCAGCCCGTTCAGGCTGCTCTCCACGGTCGTGGAGCACCGGGTGCTGTTGCGCCAGATGGTGATCCGCGACGTGACGGCGCGCTTTGTCGGGACCAGCCTGGGAGGGGTGTGGAATCTCATCCAGCCGTTCATCCTGCTGTGTCTGTACACCTTTGTGTTCGGGGTGATCTACCGCGTGCGCTTCGAGGTCGAGGGGGTCGGTTTTGTGCCGTTTGTGTTTTGCGGGCTGTGGCCGTGGCTGGCCTTTCAGGACGCCTGCCTGCGCTCGGTGGCGGTCATTGTCGAGAACGCGCAGCTGATGAAGCGCGTCCAGTTTCCGTCCGAGCTGTTGGTCGTCTCCGCGGTGGTGTCGAGCTTTGTGAGCCACGCGGTCGGCTTCGGGCTGATGCTGCTCGGGGTGGCTGTGTGGCAGGGCGGGGCTTCGCCGGTGGGCCTGGGTCTGCTGGTCGTCCCGTTCTCGCTCCAGCTGCTGCTGGCCGTGGCCCTGGGCCTGCTGCTGTCTCCGGCCAATGTGTTCCTGCGCGACGTGTCGCCGCTGGTCACAGCCCTGTTCACGGTCTGGTTTTTTCTGTCTCCGGTTCTGTATTCGATCCAGATGGTGCCGTCCGTGCTGCAACCCGTCCTGGCCTGGAATCCCCTGGCGCCCATCCTGGACCTGTACCGGGGGCTGATTCTGACGCCTGAGCAGGTCGTCTGGAGCGGGGTGCTTTACCCTCTGTTGCTGTGTCTGGTATTGCTGGGCGTGGCCCAGCGGGTGTTTGCCGGCTGTAAGGGCTATTTCGCCGATTATCTCTAG